A region of the Siniperca chuatsi isolate FFG_IHB_CAS linkage group LG23, ASM2008510v1, whole genome shotgun sequence genome:
CATTCTGTCCTACATTAGCTACTACAAGTCAGGAAATCGTCTGTGTTGTTGGCAATAGGTGCCACTTATGAGTctgtgtcattttcattttctcttcggTCTGCCTCTCCAGCACCAGCAGTAATCTACATTCCTACGCTCGGCCTCCTCCCACTCTACCCAGCAGCACCATGTCGCCCCCCAGAGGTCATGACAGGGAGCGTCGTGGGCGCAGCAGGGTACAGCTCATGTTTACCTGCTTCCTCTCTTTGCTTTATCATCACTTCACTGTCATGGCATCTGAAGAGCAAATCAAAAGAGAGTTTTGAACtcctttttaaatttgagtGTCTTTTAATTATCTTTTACTTACTAAAACTGACCTCCAACCACGTGCCATAGAAAGCGGTGTGTCTGCAGGTCAAGAatgagctgctgtttgtttaGAGTGCAAACCCACAGCTCTTGGCTCTGTGGGCAGCTGTTTATTGCCTAACAACGCTGCCGCCTCATGTTTCCACAGAAGAGCAGTGAATGTGGTTCCGCAGTGTCAACCAGATCCTCTCTGTCTGATGATGAAGACATGGGCTGGAGCTTCTGCTGGCCACCCACCGCCTGGCACTGTTTTCTCAaaggtagacacacacacatgcacatgcatacgCTGAGCATAACTGGGAGACTACATGAATCAATCAGAGGGCTGTACAAGAGCTTCTCTGTTAAGATGTTATCTCATCTGTGTCTTTTACTTTTGCTGCCACCTCACACTGGGTCCTCACTTGTTTTCTCTACTGGGAATACATAAATGTGAGATTTTATTTGAGGCTATTGTTTTTATCTCAGAGCAGCTATTCTCTGTCATCAGGCACTCATCTGCGTTTCCACAGCGGTTCTAATGTGGAGTGGCAGGACGCGGAGGACCTGGACTCTGCGGAGGAAGACTCTGGTGATGAGGAACAATCCAGATCTGTGAAGGTACATTATGCAAGACGTTTGTGGCTGTACTTAGACTGTTAGACctctgacattttgatttgattttccatttttagtGCTACGTGGTCTATGTCTGTTCAGTTCAGTGTTAATGTGTTGTATTATGAacaatagcagcagcagcaatctgtataatttaagtaaaagaacAACTTAGAAGGTAGGTAGTTTTTCTGTCAATAGTTAAAATCCGAGATGAACAGAAAAGACTGagaatgaaatgcaaaatataTGTATGCAAAAATAAGCAAGCAATAACGGTACATAATGAGTAAACACTGCTTGCTCTTTTGCAGAGTTATGGCTCTGAGGgtctgcagctggtggagcatTCAGAGATTGTGTTGTCTGGTCAGGCTGTCCTacagctgacctttgaccccggGGCATTCGGACATGCCCCCATGACCGCTCGGTGCCAACTTGATCACCCCTTCTACGTCAAAAACAAAGGTAGGAGCGATGATGAGAAAACACTGGAACcgttttaaacattaaactgaCTTCTTTACATTCAGTCTTACTTTCCGTTAGGCTGGTCGTCATTTTACCCGAGCTTGACCGTGGTGCGTCATGGGATACCGTGCTATGAAATGGAGGTGGGAGGTGTGTGCCTTCCTCCAGGACACAGAGATGCCAAACACACCGACGACTCACTGGTCTTTGACACATTCAGGAGGTGAAATAGACGCTTACAGTATAATGCTCCAGAACAAGTAAACATACAATACTTATAAATATCTAATGCACGTACATTTTTAACTGAAGATGATTCAATGTTAATTCTGTGTGCTGTCCTAAACCTAAAGCAGTAAAAGGCTGATCAGCAGAttagttagtgtgtgtgtgtgtgtgtgaaacaccTATTTTTATATGTGCGTCTTCCTTAGTTACGATTTCACTCCTCTGGACTCCTCTGCGGTTTACGTGTTGAGCAGTATGGCTAAACAGCGGCGCGCCTCCAGGTCCAGCAGGGGAGCTGTTTCTCCAGACAGAGACACATTACAAGGTATTGTACTTTCAAATTTTTTGTGTGAATAAGCAGAAACATTAAGAACAGGCATcgtacaaaaacacagaaacactcgAACAAGGTTGAGGATGCATTTCAGCAAAGAAAAATGGCAAGCCTGGCAATTGTGGATCTGTTTAAAACCTGCAGACGCCCACAGTCCCGGTCACTCCCACTCTTCTCGTCAAAAGCCAACCAAAAGCCAGCATGCCAGCACAGCAGGAAGT
Encoded here:
- the LOC122871564 gene encoding HMG box-containing protein 1-like isoform X1 is translated as MCLNLVTVDIMVWEVVTPAVLSSDPKHQNVRDSEPQGENTAVTMDADGDQSHDLLCCEERLPSSPGFPTSDSYVEYDDLPDLQEVQEEAEPTAPPVYQVDVGVSHQERHAHTQPPDTHWLTQLAHIATGPQSPLLQESPHSSTSSNLHSYARPPPTLPSSTMSPPRGHDRERRGRSRKSSECGSAVSTRSSLSDDEDMGWSFCWPPTAWHCFLKGTHLRFHSGSNVEWQDAEDLDSAEEDSGDEEQSRSVKSYGSEGLQLVEHSEIVLSGQAVLQLTFDPGAFGHAPMTARCQLDHPFYVKNKGWSSFYPSLTVVRHGIPCYEMEVGGVCLPPGHRDAKHTDDSLVFDTFRSYDFTPLDSSAVYVLSSMAKQRRASRSSRGAVSPDRDTLQDAHSPGHSHSSRQKPTKSQHASTAGSNNATPNKCKRPMNAFMLFAKKFRVEYTQMYPGKDNRAISVLLGERWKKMRSEERRAFTVQAKALADEQKRLNPDCWKRKRTNSGCQGN
- the LOC122871564 gene encoding HMG box-containing protein 1-like isoform X4 — encoded protein: MVWEVVTPAVLSSDPKHQNVRDSEPQGENTVTMDADGDQSHDLLCCEERLPSSPGFPTSDSYVEYDDLPDLQEVQEEAEPTAPPVYQVDVGVSHQERHAHTQPPDTHWLTQLAHIATGPQSPLLQESPHSSTSSNLHSYARPPPTLPSSTMSPPRGHDRERRGRSRKSSECGSAVSTRSSLSDDEDMGWSFCWPPTAWHCFLKGTHLRFHSGSNVEWQDAEDLDSAEEDSGDEEQSRSVKSYGSEGLQLVEHSEIVLSGQAVLQLTFDPGAFGHAPMTARCQLDHPFYVKNKGWSSFYPSLTVVRHGIPCYEMEVGGVCLPPGHRDAKHTDDSLVFDTFRSYDFTPLDSSAVYVLSSMAKQRRASRSSRGAVSPDRDTLQDAHSPGHSHSSRQKPTKSQHASTAGSNNATPNKCKRPMNAFMLFAKKFRVEYTQMYPGKDNRAISVLLGERWKKMRSEERRAFTVQAKALADEQKRLNPDCWKRKRTNSGCQGN
- the LOC122871564 gene encoding HMG box-containing protein 1-like isoform X3, coding for MVWEVVTPAVLSSDPKHQNVRDSEPQGENTAVTMDADGDQSHDLLCCEERLPSSPGFPTSDSYVEYDDLPDLQEVQEEAEPTAPPVYQVDVGVSHQERHAHTQPPDTHWLTQLAHIATGPQSPLLQESPHSSTSSNLHSYARPPPTLPSSTMSPPRGHDRERRGRSRKSSECGSAVSTRSSLSDDEDMGWSFCWPPTAWHCFLKGTHLRFHSGSNVEWQDAEDLDSAEEDSGDEEQSRSVKSYGSEGLQLVEHSEIVLSGQAVLQLTFDPGAFGHAPMTARCQLDHPFYVKNKGWSSFYPSLTVVRHGIPCYEMEVGGVCLPPGHRDAKHTDDSLVFDTFRSYDFTPLDSSAVYVLSSMAKQRRASRSSRGAVSPDRDTLQDAHSPGHSHSSRQKPTKSQHASTAGSNNATPNKCKRPMNAFMLFAKKFRVEYTQMYPGKDNRAISVLLGERWKKMRSEERRAFTVQAKALADEQKRLNPDCWKRKRTNSGCQGN
- the LOC122871564 gene encoding HMG box-containing protein 1-like isoform X2 — encoded protein: MCLNLVTVDIMVWEVVTPAVLSSDPKHQNVRDSEPQGENTVTMDADGDQSHDLLCCEERLPSSPGFPTSDSYVEYDDLPDLQEVQEEAEPTAPPVYQVDVGVSHQERHAHTQPPDTHWLTQLAHIATGPQSPLLQESPHSSTSSNLHSYARPPPTLPSSTMSPPRGHDRERRGRSRKSSECGSAVSTRSSLSDDEDMGWSFCWPPTAWHCFLKGTHLRFHSGSNVEWQDAEDLDSAEEDSGDEEQSRSVKSYGSEGLQLVEHSEIVLSGQAVLQLTFDPGAFGHAPMTARCQLDHPFYVKNKGWSSFYPSLTVVRHGIPCYEMEVGGVCLPPGHRDAKHTDDSLVFDTFRSYDFTPLDSSAVYVLSSMAKQRRASRSSRGAVSPDRDTLQDAHSPGHSHSSRQKPTKSQHASTAGSNNATPNKCKRPMNAFMLFAKKFRVEYTQMYPGKDNRAISVLLGERWKKMRSEERRAFTVQAKALADEQKRLNPDCWKRKRTNSGCQGN